The following are encoded in a window of Bacillus sp. SORGH_AS_0510 genomic DNA:
- the essC gene encoding type VII secretion protein EssC, with product MIVTLINKEHIHSITLPEKIQGQYWLYDSHSSSTKKLVGIEGANGEWILKSNKDAKVLDYSGHPIRNTVLQPLSIYNLAVEGHDYDHHDHHDHHDKTLVFTEPNTEDRQTFTKFLVDKDMDIHIGRNEQNHIVLSNQFVSASHAKLTFFNGQWRIVDQNSTNGTFVNGARVKNSELQMGDIIYIMGLKIIIGSCFLAFNNPDGMVTFRKNQLKPFIPQAVEMQDEEEEDYELPAVDYFYRSPRFKRDVEKVVIKIDSPPPNAIGEEMPMMLVIGPSMTMGLASMSTAIFAINNAMATGDISRAMPSIIMSGSMLLGTILWPVLSKKYDMRRRRKKEKVRQQKYKEYLDKFAVLFNEEAQKQEEILRENFAPITDVIQRIETIDRNLWERGPGQNDFLQLRVGMGNGLLAADIHYSEKKFSIDDDNLQEELYTLCESPKVLKNIPITLSLYDEYITGIIGPRKQTIEFAKGLIFQLAALYSYDEVKMVFIYDQEEEAEFGFTKWLPHVWSNDNKFRFIATNNNEVKEVSAILEKEIDIRSEINESELDDITPYYIVFAMSKSLAVRAEMLKQVYAKKKNIHISVVTCYDELKNLPKECTMVVELEETSGKLFDKDDLSGKSTAFVPDIYVTQDPNELSVKLANIQLDTLAHSFNLPQMVTFLELYGVGKVEHLNALTRWKDNDPTKSLEAPVGVDTLGELFKLDLHEKFHGPHGLVAGMTGSGKSEFIMAYILSLAVNYHPNEVAFILIDYKGGGMAKSFEKLPHTAGIITNLDGAMIKRSLVSIESELKRRQALFAEASKRVGESNIDIYKYQKMVREGIVTEPLQHLFIISDEFAELKTQQPEFMAQLVSAARIGRSLGVHLILATQKPSGVVDDQIWSNSKFRVSLKVQERADSMDMLKRPDAAELTDTGRFYLQVGYNELFEMGQSAWAGAPYYPSDKVVVEKDNSVVVIDRNGRPLKQAKIDKKKNLFANPKKQLDVVTDYLHSIAEEEQIRIRPLWLDPIPSMILLDEIKRKYTVQSSAFTLNPVIGEYDDPARQQQCLLRLPLTEEGNTIVYGVAGSGKTTFLTTMVYSLIHEHTPDEVNIYLLDFASETLRAFAKAPHVGDVILSYESEKVSNLFKLLQTEVEKRKKRFADFGGDYASYVKATGEKLPSIVVAINNFAAFTEIYEEKEAAVSFLSREGTKYGIYFVLTALGTNAVRFRLLQNFKQLITLQLNDESDYSTVVGKTDGLFPSKYKGRGLVKKDEVYEFQLATITDEELPFAFIQQKCQKMQVAWQGHAAKKIPILPEVVDFEFLAEYVGPEQSLTIPIGVEKNSLHVHYYPFGQSYLSMILTAGSDHESFTHDLSVFMAQTCGLDVTILDAQQSFSGKKNAACTYYGTVKEWEAAIDDMFELVVYRNNTYKEALEQGFDPEPFAQKVIVINSIVSLKNALSGQSAEKLALLLEKGEAKYNLTIVFAEQAKNLSGVSYDKWFKRHMNPGDGIWVGSGFTEQYQLKPSKTTPEMREEMPADFGFSLQKGKCVKVKLVNAEKENDDNDE from the coding sequence ATGATCGTCACTTTAATCAATAAAGAACACATCCACTCTATTACCTTACCTGAGAAAATCCAGGGACAGTATTGGCTATATGACTCCCATTCCAGCTCGACCAAGAAACTTGTAGGAATCGAAGGGGCCAATGGCGAGTGGATTCTTAAATCTAATAAAGATGCGAAGGTCCTGGACTATTCCGGTCACCCTATCCGGAACACCGTTCTCCAACCTTTGAGCATCTACAACCTAGCCGTCGAAGGCCATGATTATGACCACCATGACCACCATGACCACCATGACAAAACGCTTGTCTTCACAGAACCGAACACGGAGGACCGCCAAACCTTCACCAAATTCCTAGTCGACAAGGATATGGACATTCACATCGGAAGAAACGAACAAAACCACATAGTCCTATCGAATCAATTCGTTTCCGCCTCCCATGCCAAATTAACCTTTTTTAACGGCCAATGGCGCATTGTTGACCAGAATAGCACTAACGGAACCTTCGTCAATGGGGCAAGAGTCAAGAACAGCGAATTACAGATGGGTGACATCATATACATAATGGGATTGAAAATCATCATCGGCAGCTGTTTTTTGGCCTTCAACAATCCGGATGGAATGGTGACCTTCCGTAAAAACCAGCTGAAGCCATTTATCCCTCAGGCCGTCGAAATGCAAGACGAAGAAGAAGAGGACTACGAACTGCCTGCCGTCGACTATTTCTACCGCTCTCCTCGTTTTAAAAGAGACGTAGAAAAGGTTGTGATTAAAATCGATTCACCGCCGCCGAACGCGATTGGCGAAGAGATGCCGATGATGCTCGTGATCGGGCCGTCGATGACCATGGGCCTTGCTTCAATGTCGACTGCGATTTTTGCCATCAATAACGCCATGGCAACGGGCGACATCTCACGGGCGATGCCTTCCATCATCATGTCGGGAAGCATGCTGCTCGGAACCATCCTGTGGCCGGTTTTATCCAAAAAATACGATATGAGACGCCGACGGAAAAAAGAAAAAGTCCGCCAGCAAAAATATAAAGAATATCTTGATAAGTTCGCTGTCCTATTTAATGAAGAAGCGCAAAAGCAAGAGGAGATCCTGCGTGAAAACTTTGCCCCTATCACAGACGTGATTCAGCGCATAGAAACGATCGATCGCAATCTCTGGGAACGCGGCCCCGGCCAGAACGATTTCCTACAATTAAGAGTTGGGATGGGCAATGGACTTTTAGCAGCGGATATTCACTATTCGGAGAAAAAATTCTCGATTGACGACGACAACCTGCAGGAAGAGCTGTACACCTTGTGCGAGTCGCCAAAGGTCCTGAAAAACATTCCGATTACCTTATCGTTATACGACGAATATATCACCGGGATCATTGGCCCGCGCAAACAAACAATTGAATTCGCCAAAGGCTTGATTTTTCAACTGGCGGCCCTTTATAGCTATGACGAAGTGAAGATGGTCTTCATTTACGACCAGGAGGAAGAAGCTGAGTTTGGTTTTACCAAATGGCTGCCGCATGTGTGGAGCAACGATAACAAGTTTCGTTTCATTGCCACAAATAATAACGAGGTCAAAGAGGTTTCGGCCATCTTGGAAAAGGAAATCGACATCCGCTCCGAAATCAATGAAAGTGAGCTAGATGACATCACGCCATATTACATCGTGTTTGCCATGAGTAAATCGCTCGCTGTCAGAGCGGAGATGTTGAAGCAGGTTTATGCGAAGAAAAAGAACATACATATCAGCGTGGTCACCTGTTACGACGAACTGAAAAACCTGCCGAAGGAATGCACGATGGTCGTGGAGCTGGAGGAAACGAGCGGGAAACTGTTTGATAAGGATGATCTCTCGGGCAAATCGACCGCTTTTGTACCGGACATCTATGTCACCCAAGATCCGAACGAGCTCAGTGTGAAGCTTGCCAATATCCAGCTTGATACGCTGGCACATTCCTTCAATCTGCCGCAAATGGTGACTTTCCTAGAGCTTTATGGGGTCGGAAAAGTGGAGCACTTGAATGCGTTGACCCGCTGGAAAGACAATGATCCAACGAAGTCACTGGAGGCGCCGGTGGGTGTCGACACCTTAGGGGAGCTGTTCAAGCTCGACCTTCATGAAAAATTCCACGGGCCACACGGCTTGGTGGCGGGGATGACGGGTTCCGGGAAGAGTGAGTTCATCATGGCCTATATCTTGTCGCTCGCCGTCAACTATCACCCGAATGAAGTCGCGTTTATCCTCATTGATTACAAAGGCGGCGGCATGGCGAAATCGTTTGAAAAATTGCCGCACACCGCTGGCATCATCACCAACCTGGACGGCGCCATGATCAAACGATCGCTGGTTTCAATCGAAAGCGAGTTGAAGCGCAGGCAGGCCCTGTTTGCAGAGGCAAGCAAACGGGTCGGCGAGAGCAATATCGATATATACAAGTATCAAAAGATGGTTCGAGAAGGAATCGTCACGGAACCGCTCCAGCACCTATTCATCATCTCGGATGAGTTTGCCGAATTGAAAACCCAGCAGCCGGAGTTTATGGCGCAGCTGGTCAGTGCGGCCCGTATCGGTCGAAGCTTGGGCGTGCACTTGATCTTGGCGACACAAAAGCCGAGCGGTGTCGTCGATGACCAAATTTGGAGTAACAGTAAATTCAGGGTCAGCTTGAAGGTTCAGGAACGCGCTGACAGTATGGATATGCTGAAACGGCCAGATGCGGCGGAGCTTACAGATACCGGACGCTTTTACCTGCAAGTGGGCTATAACGAATTGTTTGAAATGGGTCAGTCAGCCTGGGCAGGTGCGCCATATTATCCATCTGATAAAGTGGTGGTGGAAAAGGACAACAGTGTGGTGGTCATTGACCGCAATGGCCGTCCGCTCAAGCAGGCGAAAATCGATAAGAAGAAAAACCTGTTTGCGAACCCGAAAAAGCAGCTTGATGTCGTGACCGACTACCTGCACTCGATTGCGGAGGAAGAGCAGATTCGCATTCGTCCGCTGTGGTTGGATCCGATTCCGTCTATGATTCTATTAGACGAAATCAAGCGGAAATATACCGTACAAAGCAGCGCATTCACTTTGAATCCGGTGATTGGCGAGTACGATGATCCGGCTAGACAGCAGCAATGCCTGCTCCGTCTGCCGCTGACCGAAGAAGGCAATACCATTGTCTACGGCGTGGCGGGCAGCGGAAAAACGACGTTCCTAACAACGATGGTGTATTCACTGATTCACGAGCATACGCCGGATGAGGTGAACATCTATTTACTAGACTTTGCGTCCGAAACCTTACGGGCGTTTGCCAAGGCACCGCATGTGGGCGACGTCATCCTTTCCTATGAAAGCGAGAAGGTTAGCAATCTATTTAAGCTGTTGCAAACCGAAGTGGAGAAGCGGAAGAAGCGGTTCGCAGATTTTGGCGGCGATTACGCCTCTTACGTGAAAGCAACGGGTGAGAAGCTACCGTCGATTGTGGTGGCGATCAATAACTTTGCTGCTTTTACCGAAATTTATGAGGAAAAAGAAGCGGCCGTCAGCTTCTTGTCACGGGAAGGAACGAAATACGGCATCTATTTCGTCTTAACCGCTCTTGGCACCAACGCCGTTCGCTTCCGCTTGCTGCAGAATTTCAAGCAACTGATCACACTTCAATTAAATGACGAATCGGATTATTCAACGGTCGTGGGGAAAACGGATGGCCTGTTTCCATCGAAATATAAGGGCCGCGGCTTGGTGAAAAAAGACGAGGTGTACGAATTCCAACTCGCGACGATCACTGATGAGGAGTTGCCATTTGCGTTCATTCAACAAAAATGCCAAAAGATGCAGGTGGCTTGGCAGGGCCATGCCGCGAAAAAGATTCCTATTTTACCAGAGGTTGTGGATTTTGAATTTCTGGCAGAATACGTGGGTCCCGAGCAGAGCCTCACGATCCCGATTGGTGTGGAGAAGAACTCGCTCCATGTGCACTATTATCCATTCGGGCAGTCCTATCTTTCGATGATTCTGACGGCTGGCAGCGACCATGAAAGCTTTACGCATGACCTGTCGGTGTTTATGGCGCAGACATGCGGATTGGACGTCACGATTCTCGATGCCCAGCAAAGCTTTTCTGGGAAAAAGAACGCAGCATGTACGTACTACGGTACGGTTAAAGAATGGGAAGCGGCTATTGATGACATGTTTGAACTCGTAGTTTACCGCAACAACACCTATAAAGAAGCGTTAGAGCAGGGATTCGACCCCGAACCATTTGCACAAAAGGTCATTGTCATCAACAGCATCGTCTCGTTGAAAAATGCGCTCTCCGGCCAAAGTGCAGAGAAGCTGGCATTACTTTTGGAAAAGGGTGAGGCGAAGTATAACCTCACGATTGTCTTTGCGGAGCAGGCGAAGAATCTTTCCGGGGTTTCTTATGATAAGTGGTTTAAACGTCATATGAATCCGGGAGACGGGATTTGGGTCGGAAGCGGGTTTACGGAGCAATATCAGCTTAAGCCTTCGAAAACGACGCCAGAAATGCGCGAGGAGATGCCGGCTGATTTTGGCTTTTCCTTACAAAAAGGGAAGTGCGTCAAGGTGAAGTTAGTAAACGCGGAAAAGGAGAATGATGACAACGATGAATAA
- a CDS encoding EsaB/YukD family protein, protein MNKVLVEIFLPAANTSFDVYLPLESRMSEVLVLVSTLLSDLAAGKYKALAGNAVLCDATTGIIFNINMTVSELGIQNGSKLMLI, encoded by the coding sequence ATGAATAAGGTGCTTGTTGAAATTTTTCTTCCTGCTGCGAACACGAGCTTTGACGTGTACCTGCCGCTCGAAAGTCGAATGAGTGAGGTGCTGGTTCTAGTTTCCACTCTGCTCAGCGATTTAGCTGCCGGCAAGTATAAGGCACTGGCGGGCAATGCGGTCTTGTGTGACGCTACGACTGGAATTATTTTCAATATTAACATGACTGTTTCCGAACTGGGCATCCAAAACGGTTCGAAACTCATGCTGATATAA
- a CDS encoding WXG100 family type VII secretion target, which translates to MGKRIKVTPQELETASKKLTELSETYTGIYTQLMQAAGTMGEAWEGEDNLAFVDQINGFNEDLKNMANKLATAGQALEKQRANYVATQENNTVQVRKLTN; encoded by the coding sequence ATGGGGAAACGAATCAAAGTCACTCCACAAGAGCTTGAAACAGCATCCAAGAAACTAACGGAGCTATCTGAAACGTACACAGGAATCTATACTCAGCTTATGCAGGCTGCAGGAACTATGGGTGAAGCCTGGGAAGGGGAAGACAACCTTGCCTTCGTTGATCAAATCAACGGCTTCAATGAAGATCTGAAGAATATGGCTAATAAGCTAGCCACTGCTGGTCAGGCGCTGGAAAAGCAAAGAGCCAACTATGTGGCGACGCAAGAAAACAACACGGTTCAAGTTAGAAAGTTAACAAACTAA
- a CDS encoding WXG100 family type VII secretion target: MAGHIKVNTAQVADIASTIERLNKQLAEELKTSQNTIKNLSNTWDGEAAQATISSYEEFAAKFFQNYYEILDNYVKFLRLNVDQGYFETESVNTNLADAFK, from the coding sequence ATGGCTGGGCATATTAAAGTTAATACGGCGCAGGTGGCCGACATTGCATCAACGATTGAGCGTTTAAACAAACAATTGGCAGAAGAATTGAAAACAAGTCAGAACACAATCAAGAATCTTTCAAACACGTGGGATGGGGAAGCAGCCCAAGCAACGATCTCTTCCTATGAAGAGTTTGCGGCGAAGTTCTTCCAGAATTACTACGAAATCCTTGATAACTACGTGAAATTCCTGCGACTCAACGTCGACCAAGGATACTTTGAAACAGAAAGCGTCAACACCAACCTGGCTGACGCATTCAAATAG
- a CDS encoding WXG100 family type VII secretion target — protein sequence MADRIKVDTERVSAAAKQIAQYNRKIRENFSAVEAAMRALNNVWDGTASSQAMSAFHELKHAYDEPRYEVMNNYVTFLHQQVDPGYTQTENTNVSLADRFK from the coding sequence ATGGCTGATAGGATTAAAGTAGATACGGAGCGTGTGTCTGCTGCCGCAAAACAAATCGCGCAGTATAACCGGAAGATTAGAGAGAATTTTTCCGCCGTGGAAGCAGCGATGAGAGCATTGAATAACGTATGGGACGGCACGGCCTCCAGTCAGGCGATGAGTGCATTTCATGAGTTAAAGCACGCTTATGACGAACCGCGCTATGAAGTGATGAATAACTATGTGACCTTTTTACACCAGCAGGTGGATCCGGGCTATACCCAAACAGAGAATACGAATGTCTCGTTAGCGGATCGGTTTAAATGA
- a CDS encoding WXG100 family type VII secretion target, with amino-acid sequence MSNYIKVNHREFEAAADAIDTYVTSHNKNMDAAGQEVKTLSATWQGTDSSQFQNQWNQLTEADSTSRNMTKALTNYADFLRYAAGQYKDAQSKAVNRANGL; translated from the coding sequence TTGAGCAACTATATAAAGGTAAACCACCGAGAATTTGAAGCGGCTGCCGATGCCATTGACACCTATGTAACCAGCCATAATAAAAACATGGACGCGGCAGGGCAAGAGGTAAAAACCCTTTCTGCCACTTGGCAAGGTACTGACAGCTCGCAATTTCAGAATCAGTGGAATCAGTTGACGGAGGCAGATTCAACCTCACGAAATATGACGAAGGCGTTAACGAATTATGCAGACTTTTTACGATATGCGGCAGGTCAATATAAGGACGCGCAATCGAAAGCGGTCAATCGAGCGAACGGCCTTTAA
- a CDS encoding FHA domain-containing protein yields the protein MGRTTVEQNKNDYTVVNRLAYPEAINERELRAIAGGVVDGLIPVMTEKTKKGVLIQSTIEDMISLKSYFSSVVSKKMFLDTLIQLAAIVKACEKNLMNVNNLMLDWDYIFLDPRTKKVKCLFWPIVNNQHSVLLAEFFRELPFRVVFSKHEDARYVASYIEYFKSQVPFSINQFEKFIFGLMGKVVENKSHIPSGSTGPEPLASRVEEKKGSTGNVAYNPFASHEETQKEELSQVSETSVLGMMDVDGGTTVLGADLFEEPSYPYMVREKTQEKITINRPSFRIGKERQQCDYVVSDNNAVSRNHALILKRNGRYYIVDNGSTNKTFVDGRVIPVEKEIEIFSGTKLRLANEDFVFYI from the coding sequence ATGGGAAGAACGACAGTTGAACAAAACAAAAATGATTATACCGTGGTCAATCGGCTGGCGTATCCTGAAGCCATCAATGAACGGGAATTACGCGCCATCGCTGGAGGCGTCGTCGATGGACTCATTCCCGTGATGACGGAGAAAACGAAGAAGGGCGTTCTCATTCAAAGTACGATCGAGGATATGATTTCCTTGAAGTCTTATTTTAGCAGTGTAGTTTCTAAGAAGATGTTCCTGGATACGCTGATTCAATTGGCGGCAATTGTGAAGGCCTGCGAAAAGAATTTGATGAATGTGAACAATTTGATGCTCGACTGGGACTATATTTTTCTAGACCCGCGGACGAAAAAAGTAAAATGCCTGTTCTGGCCGATTGTGAACAATCAGCATTCCGTCCTATTAGCTGAATTTTTCCGTGAGCTGCCGTTCCGCGTTGTTTTTTCCAAGCATGAAGACGCTAGGTATGTAGCCAGCTATATTGAGTATTTCAAGAGCCAGGTTCCTTTTTCTATTAATCAATTTGAAAAATTTATCTTCGGACTGATGGGGAAAGTCGTAGAGAACAAGTCTCATATTCCATCAGGTTCTACGGGTCCGGAGCCTCTGGCTTCGAGAGTGGAGGAGAAAAAAGGGAGCACGGGGAATGTGGCCTATAATCCGTTCGCGAGCCATGAGGAGACCCAGAAGGAGGAGCTCTCACAAGTGAGTGAGACGTCAGTGCTAGGCATGATGGATGTGGATGGCGGGACCACGGTATTGGGTGCGGACCTGTTTGAGGAGCCGAGCTATCCGTATATGGTAAGAGAGAAAACGCAGGAAAAAATCACGATTAACCGGCCTTCTTTTCGAATCGGAAAGGAACGTCAGCAATGTGATTATGTGGTTTCCGATAATAACGCGGTGAGCCGTAATCATGCTCTCATCCTCAAGAGAAATGGACGCTATTATATTGTCGACAACGGCTCCACTAATAAAACCTTCGTCGACGGGCGAGTGATTCCAGTAGAAAAAGAGATAGAGATCTTCTCAGGTACTAAATTACGACTTGCCAACGAAGACTTTGTTTTTTACATTTAA
- a CDS encoding PP2C family serine/threonine-protein phosphatase, with amino-acid sequence MEVLTAACTDIGLKKETNQDSYLLKMAETSLGKVVLAVICDGMGGLSQGEVASASVIHAFSEWFDNELPLQLANQDWNEIQYRWGRIIQEQNQRIAEYGREIKIQLGTTLTALLLIDSEHLLIGHVGDSRVYRIDQDVEVLTDDQTVVGRELKRGRITPEQAKKDPRRNVLLQCIGASKLVEPEFIHGKPTQGEVYMLCSDGFRHMITEGEIYRALSPHVLTDERIMAQKASELVELNKERNETDNITVLLVKIQ; translated from the coding sequence ATGGAAGTATTAACTGCAGCATGCACCGATATTGGATTGAAAAAAGAAACCAATCAAGACAGCTACCTGCTAAAGATGGCAGAAACCTCTCTGGGAAAGGTCGTTTTGGCCGTCATTTGTGATGGTATGGGCGGGCTTTCCCAGGGAGAAGTCGCCAGTGCAAGCGTCATCCATGCTTTTTCCGAGTGGTTCGACAACGAGCTTCCCCTTCAGCTTGCCAACCAGGATTGGAACGAGATTCAGTACCGTTGGGGCCGGATTATTCAAGAGCAGAACCAGCGGATTGCCGAATACGGTCGTGAGATCAAGATTCAGCTCGGAACCACGTTGACCGCACTGCTGCTGATTGATTCCGAGCACCTGCTGATTGGTCATGTCGGTGACTCGAGAGTCTATCGAATCGACCAGGATGTCGAGGTGCTGACGGACGATCAGACGGTCGTGGGGAGAGAGTTGAAACGAGGACGAATCACGCCGGAACAAGCGAAGAAAGATCCGCGCAGAAATGTCCTCTTGCAGTGCATTGGGGCATCCAAGCTGGTGGAACCTGAATTCATCCATGGCAAGCCAACTCAAGGGGAAGTTTATATGCTTTGTTCGGATGGATTTCGCCATATGATTACTGAGGGTGAAATCTATCGTGCGTTATCGCCACACGTTCTCACGGACGAAAGGATCATGGCACAAAAGGCAAGCGAATTGGTGGAGCTCAATAAAGAGCGGAATGAAACAGATAATATCACTGTTTTGCTTGTGAAAATTCAGTAA
- a CDS encoding serine/threonine-protein kinase — MAAIGSVIDGKYEILKLIGQGGMSKVYLAMDKRLNKQWAVKEIQKRGRDKNNEVIIQSAIAEANMIKRLDHPALPRIVDIIDNGKVIFVIMDYIEGEPLSKILDEYGAQPQELVIDWAKQLCEVLDYLHTCDPAIIYRDMKPANVMLKPDGHLKLIDFGIAREYKEQNLEDTVSLGTKGYAAPEQFGGKGQTDARTDVYCLGVTLYHLVTGQNPCEPPYELYPIREWNPQLSGGLEKIIQKCTQLNPEDRYQSCAELLYALNHYEQVDDLYRAKQKRKLRNFGLVTGAAVLCLGVGVVGQVMKTKTNNADYDNNIQMAEKAATDELKVDYYLKAIDIKPMEKPAYVGLLDAFKGDAAFTVEEEAELKKKVNAHLSEIRENPKYGDLAFDIGKTYWYYYNYGKTETNDNQVTRMKSSIQWFEDAIRYGSKDRDYYEMATIYRDIGRFNRDITLNIEEASDKGKYKPYWDDMKNLIKMVDQNPEESEIVKLELYKLTMYSIETYARKFKLDGVKEGEIRSVTEAVKQSTNQIAVTTEKTDTIKNEVISRFDPTDRAINLAYRKD; from the coding sequence TTGGCAGCTATTGGGTCTGTTATAGACGGTAAATACGAAATACTCAAGCTGATTGGACAAGGTGGTATGTCAAAGGTATACCTCGCCATGGACAAACGGCTCAATAAACAGTGGGCAGTAAAAGAAATTCAAAAAAGAGGAAGAGACAAGAACAACGAAGTCATCATCCAGAGTGCGATTGCCGAAGCGAATATGATTAAGAGGCTGGACCATCCGGCGTTGCCGCGGATTGTCGACATCATCGATAACGGAAAGGTGATTTTTGTCATCATGGACTATATCGAAGGGGAGCCGTTGAGCAAGATTTTAGATGAATATGGCGCCCAGCCTCAGGAACTGGTCATCGATTGGGCGAAGCAGCTGTGCGAGGTGCTCGATTATTTACATACTTGTGACCCTGCGATCATTTATCGCGATATGAAGCCGGCCAATGTCATGCTGAAGCCGGATGGGCATTTGAAGCTCATTGATTTCGGAATCGCGCGGGAGTATAAGGAACAAAATCTGGAGGATACGGTCAGCCTTGGAACGAAAGGGTATGCAGCGCCGGAACAGTTCGGAGGCAAGGGACAAACCGATGCGAGAACGGATGTCTATTGTTTGGGAGTGACACTCTATCACTTGGTGACCGGGCAGAACCCGTGTGAGCCGCCGTACGAATTATATCCGATCCGCGAATGGAATCCGCAGCTGTCGGGCGGTTTGGAAAAAATTATTCAAAAATGTACCCAGCTCAACCCGGAGGACCGGTATCAGTCCTGTGCCGAGCTCCTATATGCGCTCAATCATTATGAACAGGTAGATGACCTGTACCGGGCGAAGCAAAAACGGAAGCTGCGCAATTTTGGCCTGGTGACCGGGGCGGCGGTGTTGTGTTTGGGTGTGGGTGTAGTAGGGCAAGTGATGAAAACGAAGACCAATAATGCGGACTACGATAATAACATCCAGATGGCGGAGAAGGCCGCAACCGATGAGCTGAAAGTGGACTATTATCTGAAGGCAATTGACATAAAACCAATGGAAAAGCCAGCCTATGTCGGTTTACTCGACGCTTTTAAAGGGGATGCCGCGTTTACGGTGGAGGAAGAAGCGGAGCTGAAGAAAAAAGTGAACGCGCATCTCAGCGAAATTCGAGAGAATCCTAAGTACGGTGATTTGGCGTTTGATATTGGCAAAACCTATTGGTACTACTACAATTATGGAAAAACCGAGACAAACGATAATCAAGTGACAAGGATGAAAAGCTCGATTCAATGGTTTGAGGATGCGATCCGCTATGGGTCAAAGGATCGCGACTATTACGAGATGGCTACCATTTACCGGGATATCGGCCGGTTCAATCGCGATATCACACTCAACATTGAAGAGGCGTCTGATAAAGGGAAGTACAAACCCTATTGGGACGATATGAAAAACCTGATTAAAATGGTGGATCAGAATCCCGAAGAGAGCGAGATTGTGAAGCTCGAGCTCTATAAGTTAACGATGTATTCCATCGAGACGTATGCGCGTAAGTTTAAGCTAGATGGCGTGAAGGAAGGCGAGATCCGTTCGGTGACAGAAGCCGTGAAGCAGAGCACGAATCAGATAGCGGTCACCACTGAAAAAACGGATACAATCAAGAATGAGGTGATTAGTCGTTTCGATCCAACCGATCGAGCGATTAATCTTGCATATCGGAAGGATTAA